Proteins encoded in a region of the Trichosurus vulpecula isolate mTriVul1 chromosome 9, mTriVul1.pri, whole genome shotgun sequence genome:
- the LOC118831453 gene encoding 60S ribosomal protein L7a-like, with protein sequence MPKGKKAKGKKVAPAPAVVKKQEAKKVVNPLFEKRPKNFGIGQDIQPKRDLTRFVKWPRYIRLQRQRSILYKRLKVPPAINQFTQALDRQTATQLLKLAHKYRPETKQDKKQRLLARAEQKAGKGDVPTKRPPVLRAGVNTVTTLVENKKAQLVVIAHDVDPIELVVFLPALCRKMGVPYCIIKGKARLSRLVHRKTCISIAFTQVNPEDKGAQAKLVEAIKTNYNDRYDEIRRHWGGNVLSPKSVACIAKLEKAKAKELATKLG encoded by the coding sequence ATGCCAAAAGGGAAGAAGGCCAAGGGGAAGAAGGTGGCTCCGGCCCCTGCTGTAGTAAAGAAGCAGGAGGCCAAGAAAGTGGTCAATCCTTTGTTTGAGAAGCGGCCCAAGAACTTTGGCATTGGTCAGGACATCCAGCCCAAAAGGGACCTTACTCGTTTTGTCAAATGGCCTCGGTACATCAGACTGCAGCGTCAAAGGTCTATCCTTTATAAGCGTTTGAAAGTTCCACCAGCAATTAACCAGTTCACCCAGGCTTTGGATCGTCAGACAGCTACTCAGCTGCTGAAACTGGCTCATAAGTATAGACCTGAGACAAAGCAAGATAAGAAGCAAAGGCTTCTGGCTCGGGCTGAACAAAAGGCAGGCAAAGGAGATGTCCCCACTAAAAGACCACCTGTCCTGAGAGCAGGTGTTAACACTGTTACTACCCTGGTAGAAAACAAGAAAGCACAGTTGGTAGTGATTGCACATGACGTGGACCCCATTGAGCTAGTGGTCTTCCTACCTGCCTTGTGCCGAAAAATGGGGGTTCCTTATTGTATTATCAAAGGTAAAGCCAGACTGAGTCGCTTAGTTCACAGAAAGACCTGCATAAGCATTGCCTTCACACAGGTTAATCCTGAAGATAAGGGAGCCCAGGCTAAGCTGGTAGAAGCCATCAAAACCAATTACAATGACAGATATGATGAGATCCGTCGTCACTGGGGTGGCAATGTTCTGAGTCCAAAATCGGTGGCTTGTATTGCCAAGCTGGAAAAGGCAAAAGCTAAGGAACTTGCAACCAAATTGGGTTAA